One window of Hoplias malabaricus isolate fHopMal1 chromosome 16, fHopMal1.hap1, whole genome shotgun sequence genomic DNA carries:
- the nrd1b gene encoding nardilysin b has translation MPQKNKSKSSSGTVQAAGPDSGEPLPVTEPKVSQASEDQRVEGIETKLEDLHIIKSPSDPKKYRYIELNNGLRALLISDLTQTHCADNSEKDDGDDEDGDNDSEEGETDTEEDVNNSEQDADSQDSDGSCEMKKKKKGRSEKQSAAALCICVGSFSDPEDLPGLAHFLEHMVFMGSEKYPAENGFDAFLKNHGGSDNASTDCERTIFQFDVQRKYFREALDRWAQFFICPLMIEDAIEREVEAVDSEYQLARPSDSHRKEMLFGSLAKPNHPMSKFCWGNAQTLKHEPKEKKINTYERLREFWKRYYSAHYMTLTVQSRETLDTLEEWVKEIFIKVPNNGQPRPDFSNLQYPFDTPNFNKLYRVVPVRKIHALTISWALPPQGKNYRVKPLHYISWLIGHEGAGSILSMLRKKCWALALFGGNSETGFDQNTTYSIFSISITLTDEGYQNFLQVVHLVFQYLKMLQKLGPQQRIYEEIQKIEANEFHYQEQTDPIEFVENICENMQLFPKEHFLCGDQLMFEYNQEVISQALSLLTPQRANLLLLSPEHEGHCCLKEKWFGTQYSMEDIPQEWSNVWAGDFPLNTDLHLPTENKFIATDFTLKMSDCPETEFPVKIFDESNGRLWFKKDTKFKIPKAYIRFNLLTPLIQESPENLVLFDIFVNILAHNLAEPAYDADVAQLEYKLVPGDHGLVIRLKGFNHKLPLLLDLIVNYLADFTAAPDVFSMFAEQLKKTYFNILIKPERLGKDVRLQILEHCRWSIIQKYQAIMKNLTVTDLMQFVAKFKAKMYVEGLVQGNFTSTESKEFLQCFVQKLKFQPLQSEPTVLFRVVELPQKHHLCKVQSLNKSDANSEVTVYYQSGLKNLSEHTLMELLVMHMEEPCFDFLRTKETLGYQVYPTCRNTSGVLGFSVTVETQATKFSTDFVENKIEEFLVNFGEKLTNLTDEAFQTQVTALIKLKECEDTHLGEEVDRNWFEVVTQQYVFDRLSKEIEALKQMTKAELVSWFMEHRGPESRKLSVHVVGFGKEEKEQHGHDPACLDPAEITDNNTAKPSSYGEVSKLTFLPLSASLTGATMITDIRAFTSSLTLHPFHKILS, from the exons ATGCCTCAGAAAAATAAGTCTAAATCTTCCAGTGGAACTGTACAAGCAGCTGGACCTGACAGTGGTGAGCCCCTACCTGTGACTGAACCAAAGGTTTCACAGGCCTCTGAAGACCAGAGAGTTGAGGGAATAGAGACGAAGCTTGAAGATTTACACATAATCAAATCACCAAGTGACCCAAAAAAATATAG GTACATTGAGCTGAACAATGGCTTGAGGGCACTGCTCATCTCAGACCTGACCCAGACTCATTGTGCAGATAACTCTGAgaaagatgatggtgatgatgaagacGGTGATAACGACTCTGAGGAAGGAGAAACTGACACAGAGGAAGATGTAAACAACAGTGAGCAGGATGCAGATAGTCAGGACTCAGATGGGAGCTGtgaaatgaagaagaaaaagaaaggaagatCAGAGAAGCAG TCAGCTGCTGCTCTTTGTATCTGCGTGGGAAGCTTCAGTGATCCTGAGGATCTGCCTGGTCTGGCTCACTTTCTTGAGCACA tggtgTTTATGGGGAGTGAGAAGTACCCAGCTGAGAATGGATTTGATGCTTTTCTGAAGAATCACGGGGGCAGTGACAATGCTTCCACAGACTGTGAGAGGACCATTTTCCAGTTTGATGTCCAAAGGAAGTATTTCAGAGAGGCACTGGATAG GTGGGCGCAGTTCTTTATCTGTCCTCTGATGATAGAGGATGCTATTGAAAGGGAGGTGGAGGCAGTTGATAGTG AATATCAGTTGGCCAGGCCATCAGACTCCCATCGCAAAGAAATGCTTTTTGGAAGCCTGGCAAAACCCAACCACCCAATGAGCAAATTCTGCTGGG GTAATGCCCAAACTCTGAAGCATGAACCAAAGGAGAAGAAGATAAACACTTATGAGCGTCTACGGGAATTCTGGAAGAGATACTACTCTGCACATTACATGACCCTCACTGTTCAGTCCAGAG AGACACTGGACACATTAGAAGAATGGGTGAAAGAGATATTCATCAAAGTTCCCAACAA TGGTCAGCCTCGTCCCGATTTCTCCAATCTTCAGTACCCATTTGATACTCCGAATTTCAACAAGCTTTACAGAG TGGTTCCTGTGAGAAAAATCCATGCTCTCACCATCAGCTGGGCTTTACCTCCTCAGGGCAAGAATTACAG AGTGAAGCCTTTGCACTACATATCCTGGCTGATTGGTCATGAGGGTGCTGGCAGTATACTCTCCATGCTTAGGAAGAA GTGTTGGGCACTGGCTCTGTTTGGAGGGAACAGTGAGACAGGTTTTGACCAAAATACCACTTACTCCATATTCAGCATTTCCATCACCCTAACAGATGAGGGTTACCAGAACTTTTTACAG GTAGTTCACTTGGTATTTCAGTACCTGAAGATGCTTCAGAAACTGGGACCCCAGCAGAG GATTTATGAAGAAATTCAGAAGATTGAGGCCAATGAGTTTCACTACCAAGAACAG ACAGATCCGATTGAGTTTGTGGAGAATATCTGTGAGAACATGCAGCTTTTCCCCAAAGAGCACTTCTTGTGTGGAGATCAGCTTATGTTTGAATACAATCAAGAG gTGATTTCCCAAGCTTTATCACTGCTGACGCCTCAGAGAGCTAATCTGCTGCTGCTGTCCCCAGAGCATGAAGGCCACTGCTGCCTGAAGGAAAAATGGTTTGGCACACAGTACAGCATGGAAG ATATTCCTCAGGAGTGGAGTAATGTGTGGGCTGGAGATTTCCCTCTTAATACTGATCTTCATCTCCCAACAGAGAACAAGTTCATAG CCACAGATTTCACCCTGAAAATGTCAGACTGCCCTGAAACAGAGTTTCCTGTCAAAATTTTTGATGAAAGCAATGGTCGACTGTGGTTCAAAAAGGACACCAAGTTCAAAATAccaaaag CATATATCCGTTTCAACTTGCTGACACCTCTTATACAGGAATCTCCTGAAAA CCTAGTACTGTTTGACATCTTTGTGAACATCCTGGCCCATAACCTGGCGGAGCCAGCTTACGATGCAGATGTGGCCCAGTTGGAGTACAAGCTGGTCCCTGGAGATCATGGCCTAGTCATACGGCTAAAAGGCTTCAACCACAAACTGCCT TTACTGCTTGACTTGATTGTGAACTACCTGGCAGACTTCACTGCGGCGCCTGATGTGTTCAGCATGTTTGCTGAGCAGCTGAAGAAAACTTATTTCAATATCCTTATTAAGCCAGAGAGACTGGGAAA AGATGTTCGTCTGCAGATTTTGGAGCATTGCCGCTGGTCAATCATCCAGAAGTACCAGGCCATCATGAAaaacctcactgtcactgatcTCATGCAATTTGTTGCCAAATTCAAGGCTAAGATGTATGTGGAAGGGCTAGTACAAGGGAACTTCACCAGTACT GAATCCAAGGAGTTCctgcagtgttttgttca GAAGCTCAAGTTCCAGCCTCTCCAATCTGAGCCTACTGTTCTGTTCCGAGTGGTGGAACTCCCTCAGAAACATCACCTGTGTAAGGTCCAATCCCTTAACAAAAGTGATGCCAACTCCGAGGTCACCGTGTATTATCAG TCAGGGCTCAAAAACCTCAGTGAGCACACACTGATGGAACTGCTAGTG ATGCACATGGAAGAACCCTGCTTTGATTTTCTAAGGACCAAAGAAACTCTAGG GTATCAGGTGTACCccacctgcagaaacacctccgGTGTCCTTGGCTTCTCAGTTACTGTGGAGACTCAGGCAACCAAGTTCAG CACTGATTTTGTGGAGAATAAAATAGAAGAGTTCTTGGTCAATTTTGGAGAGAAGTTAACCAATCTGACAGatgaggcttttcaaacacaagttACTGCTCTGATCAAGCTGAAGGAGTGTGAGGACACGCATCTAGGCGAGGAGGTTGACAGAAACTGGTTTGAGGTCGTAACTCAGCAGTATGTGTTTGACAGACTCAGTAAAGAG ATTGAAGCCCTGAAGCAGATGACCAAAGCAGAGCTGGTGTCCTGGTTCATGGAGCACAGAGGTCCAGAGAGCAGGAAACTCAGTGTACAT GTTGTTGGCTTTGGTaaagaggagaaagagcagCATGGACATGACCCAGCCTGTCTCGATCCAGCAGAGATAACCGACAATAACACAGCAAAGCCTTCTTCATATGGAGAAGTCTCTAAGCTCACCTTCCTACCACTCTCGGCATCCCTCACTGGAGCCACCATGATCACGGACATCCGTGCTTTCACTTCCTCCCTCACACTCCACCCTTTCCACAAAATCCTCAGCTAG
- the axdnd1 gene encoding axonemal dynein light chain domain-containing protein 1 isoform X2 — protein sequence MAACVKSSPSPALQKAEGRRKRVNSSLKSSVEESHGVAELPLLPEVKETVPLNGRAQTQILLQQDDFIPDELLTNLTSTVSAQGQLGPPRLSKTLKNSKVTRAPDAVWHHAVGRKKYQYFLDQPTSVTGAGRDISFLCDALATQKQRMLLPPMTDRRSSQTRDIQKDTSSIETLIPAEYHIVKHKGLKGLQCYDDKFTVLLEDEEKKLKIFPSMKPSGRLEAVQLMRVMDDMLEKAGVHQEFEELTNLSQMEALLELVRVEQNIYNIVFHELIRQVSVECAERGQLLAKLRQRYVALLDRIPQQLKGLHTETLAQKALDRRLMEEIICFKSSITQLNEELNKLRDHDEHVSHQAVKAQDELAKALEQAQRNSDIVGEYHNLYEMQRRRLEGQVAILTEERNLWSKVAYSLALKVIKLNNLQLVSRLHVSEQTWSKTAEHFTAFLMAKDSEDLNHVMQLTEQWKEHLTSFMEKLKETERNQCEIIRSIQTGIVKWHKFCETNIRSPGVKFEKVSEEKLFEDLKQWSMELTMQCERYGGEDLFSGQETLNTLTKLQESWVELCLQLFRRHPAPDGEPPQGQVAMRELSRTVTKLHKQLDTRINGESGIHKQLMSLCGLMEVWANKLKTYIGRSEILPHSEWLKLETVLESWVKISEEVLLNVDSTQSESDKIKQKPHTRIEIDDVLNTLRDFLSSQNNFFEYENLTMCEKVSSMHSLLTRWMVDLLLQMVPDHVADQKLPYPTSREFCALKDLSLQKLEDDAINLSQKLDYFSKYVTSSCQAIVEEDIQKNMTQDEKDNELYQLSKIQRECAEWVEVCQVLLSDMTGRPVELKTVKKAVTGFPSTPATVNSLVDDHTKSELTKDDEKDQEEEQTAVKADDKPCLTEINNQKEEEEEEVERTEEITEEEKVLKIIGHDGNIMEQSLGNDTVQLTNDLVLRPCTENTQQAFTALSTVGVLQQELLAVETRAISAEERAVKAEEALQTALEKIQDLERQISQMPTPEHKVSKKSVTPAAKTTATPEPKEMSQKPAPSPKPTKGSKKR from the exons ATGGCGGCGTGTGTAAAATCTAGTCCGTCTCCGGCTTTACAAAAAGCAGAGGGTCGTAGAAAGAGAGTAAACTCTTCGTTGAAATCCTCTGTGGAAGAAAGCCACG GTGTTGCTGAACTCCCTCTGCTCCCAGAAGTAAAGGAGACAGTGCCTCTAAATGGCAGAGCCCAGACGCAGATTTTGCTGCAACAAGATGATTTCATTCCAGACGAACTGCTCACTAATCTTACTTCAACTGTCTCTGCGCAAGGCCAACTGGGACCACCGAGGCTTAGTAAAACCCTCAAAAACTCAAAG GTTACTCGTGCACCAGACGCAGTGTGGCATCATGCTGTTGGCCGCAAAAAATACCAATATTTTCTCGACCAACCCACATCTGTAACTGGAGCTGGCAG GGATATATCCTTTCTTTGCGATGCTTTGGCTACTCAGAAGCAACGAATGCTTCTCCCACCCATGACTGACAGACGCTCTTCTCAGACACGTGATATTCAAAAG GATACCAGTTCCATTGAGACTTTAATTCCAGCAGAATACCACATAGTAAAACATAAGGGTTTGAAAGGACTGCAGTGTTATGACGA CAAATTTACAGTTTTGTTAGAGGATGAAGAAAAGAAACTCAAAATCTTTCCATCAAT GAAGCCCAGTGGACGCCTAGAGGCAGTGCAGCTGATGAGAGTGATGGATGATATGCTGGAGAAAGCAGGTGTCCATCAGGAGTTTGAGGAGCTCACAAATCTCTCACAA ATGGAAGCTCTGCTGGAGCTGGTGCGTGTGGAGCAGAACATCTACAACATCGTTTTCCATGAGCTAATCCGGCAGGTGAGCGTGGAGTGTGCAGAGAGGGGCCAGCTGCTAGCCAAACTcag GCAGCGCTATGTTGCTCTGCTTGACCGTATCCCCCAGCAACTTAAAGGTTTACATACTGAGACACTGGCACAGAAAGCACTGGACCGACGACTGATGGAAGAAATCATCTGCTTTAAAAGCTCCATCACACAGCTTAATGA AGAACTGAACAAGCTGAGGGATCATGATGAGCATGTGTCTCACCAAGCCGTCAAGGCCCAAGATGAGCTGGCCAAAGCATTGGAGCAAGCACAGCGCAATTCTga TATTGTTGGGGAGTACCACAATCTCTATGAGATGCAGAGGAGACGGCTGGAGGGCCAGGTGGCCATACTGACTGAGGAGAGGAACTTATGGAGCAAAGTCGCCTACAGCCTCGCTCTGAAG GTTATAAAGTTAAACAACCTGCAGCTGGTCAGCAGGCTTCATGTTAGTGAGCAAACGTGGAGCAAAACAGCAGAGCACTTCactgcttttctgatggcaaAG gACTCTGAAGACCTTAACCATGTCATGCAGCTGACAGAGCAGTGGAAAGAGCATTTAACAAGCTTCATGGAGAAGCTGAAAGAGACTGAGAGAAACCAGTGTGAGATCATCAGGTCTATTCAAACTGGCATTGTCAAATGGCACAAATTCTGTGAGACTAACATCAG GAGCCCTGGTGTGAAATTTGAGAAAGTTTCAGAGGAGAAGTTGTTTGAGGACTTGAAGCAATGGTCCATG GAGTTGACCATGCAGTGTGAACGGTATGGAGGAGAGGACCTTTTCTCTGGTCAGGAGACTCTCAACACACTAACTAAGCTGCAGGAATCATGGGTGGAGTTGTGTTTGCAGTTGTTCAGGAGGCACCCTGCCCCAGATGGAGAGCCACCTCAGGGTCAGGTGGCCATGAGGGAGCTGAGTAGGACTGTCACTAAGCTCCACAAGCAGCTAGATACCCGTATCAATGGAGAGAGCG GAATTCATAAACAGTTGATGTCTCTGTGTGGATTAATGGAGGTCTGGGCCAACAAACTGAAGACCTATATTGGTAGAAGTGAAATTTTGCCTCACTCTGAATGGTTAAAGCTGGAGACAGTCCTGGAGAGCTGGGTAAAAATATCTGAAGAGGTTTTGCTGAATGTAGACAGCACCCAGTCAGAGAGTGACAAGATAAAGCAGAAGCCTCATACAAG gATTGAAATCGATGATGTCCTCAACACACTGAGGGATTTCCTCTCCTCTCAAAACAACTTCTTCGAATATGAAAACCTGACAATGTGTGAGAAG GTCAGTTCCATGCACTCTCTGCTGACCCGCTGGATGGTAGACTTGCTGCTGCAGATGGTGCCTGATCATGTTGCAGACCAGAAGCTACCTTATCCAACATCCAGAGAATTCTGTGCATTAAAGGATTTGTCTCTCCAGAAGCTGGAGGACGATGCTATAAATCTCTCTCAGAAACTGGATTATTTCTCTAAATATGTCACAAG CTCTTGTCAGGCAATTGTGGAGGAGGACATTCAAAAGAACATGACTCAGGATGAAAAAGACAATGAACTGTACCAACTCTCCAAGATTCAG agggAGTGTGCTGAGTGGGTGGAGGTGTGTCAGGTCCTGCTGTCTGATATGACTGGACGTCCTGTTGAGTTAAAAACGGTGAAGAAAGCTGTCACTGGTTTCCCATCAACACCGGCCACTGTGAACTCTCTA GTGGATGACCACACCAAATCAGAACTGACCAAAGACGATGAAAAAGACCAGGAAGAGGAGCAGACAGCTGTGAAAGCAGATGACAAACCTTGCctaactgaaataaataacCAGAAG gaggaggaggaggaggaggtggagaggACAGAGGAGATCACAGAGGAAGAAAAAGTTCTGAAGATAATAGGTCATGATGGCAACATCATGGAGCAGTCTTTGGGAAATGATACTGTGCAGCTG ACCAATGATCTTGTACTGCGTCCatgcactgaaaacacacagcaaGCTTTCACTGCTCTGTCTACTGTGGGGGTTCTTCAGCAGGAGCTATT AGCTGTGGAAACTCGAGCCATTAGTGCTGAGGAGAGGGCTGTAAAGGCAGAGGAAGCCCTCCAAACAGCACTGGAGAAGATCCAGGACTTAGAAAGACAAATTTCACAAATGCCCACTCCAGAGCACAAGG tgagcAAGAAGTCTGTTACACCAGCTGCTAAGACGACAGCCACTCCTGAACCTAAAGAGATGAGCCAGAAACCAGCTCCCAGCCCCAAACCCACTAAAGGCAGCAAGAAACGCTAA
- the axdnd1 gene encoding axonemal dynein light chain domain-containing protein 1 isoform X1 — protein sequence MAACVKSSPSPALQKAEGRRKRVNSSLKSSVEESHGVAELPLLPEVKETVPLNGRAQTQILLQQDDFIPDELLTNLTSTVSAQGQLGPPRLSKTLKNSKVTRAPDAVWHHAVGRKKYQYFLDQPTSVTGAGRDISFLCDALATQKQRMLLPPMTDRRSSQTRDIQKDTSSIETLIPAEYHIVKHKGLKGLQCYDDKFTVLLEDEEKKLKIFPSMKPSGRLEAVQLMRVMDDMLEKAGVHQEFEELTNLSQMEALLELVRVEQNIYNIVFHELIRQVSVECAERGQLLAKLRQRYVALLDRIPQQLKGLHTETLAQKALDRRLMEEIICFKSSITQLNEELNKLRDHDEHVSHQAVKAQDELAKALEQAQRNSDIVGEYHNLYEMQRRRLEGQVAILTEERNLWSKVAYSLALKVIKLNNLQLVSRLHVSEQTWSKTAEHFTAFLMAKDSEDLNHVMQLTEQWKEHLTSFMEKLKETERNQCEIIRSIQTGIVKWHKFCETNIRSPGVKFEKVSEEKLFEDLKQWSMELTMQCERYGGEDLFSGQETLNTLTKLQESWVELCLQLFRRHPAPDGEPPQGQVAMRELSRTVTKLHKQLDTRINGESGIHKQLMSLCGLMEVWANKLKTYIGRSEILPHSEWLKLETVLESWVKISEEVLLNVDSTQSESDKIKQKPHTRIEIDDVLNTLRDFLSSQNNFFEYENLTMCEKVSSMHSLLTRWMVDLLLQMVPDHVADQKLPYPTSREFCALKDLSLQKLEDDAINLSQKLDYFSKYVTSSCQAIVEEDIQKNMTQDEKDNELYQLSKIQRECAEWVEVCQVLLSDMTGRPVELKTVKKAVTGFPSTPATVNSLVDDHTKSELTKDDEKDQEEEQTAVKADDKPCLTEINNQKEEEEEEVERTEEITEEEKVLKIIGHDGNIMEQSLGNDTVQLVGTNDLVLRPCTENTQQAFTALSTVGVLQQELLAVETRAISAEERAVKAEEALQTALEKIQDLERQISQMPTPEHKVSKKSVTPAAKTTATPEPKEMSQKPAPSPKPTKGSKKR from the exons ATGGCGGCGTGTGTAAAATCTAGTCCGTCTCCGGCTTTACAAAAAGCAGAGGGTCGTAGAAAGAGAGTAAACTCTTCGTTGAAATCCTCTGTGGAAGAAAGCCACG GTGTTGCTGAACTCCCTCTGCTCCCAGAAGTAAAGGAGACAGTGCCTCTAAATGGCAGAGCCCAGACGCAGATTTTGCTGCAACAAGATGATTTCATTCCAGACGAACTGCTCACTAATCTTACTTCAACTGTCTCTGCGCAAGGCCAACTGGGACCACCGAGGCTTAGTAAAACCCTCAAAAACTCAAAG GTTACTCGTGCACCAGACGCAGTGTGGCATCATGCTGTTGGCCGCAAAAAATACCAATATTTTCTCGACCAACCCACATCTGTAACTGGAGCTGGCAG GGATATATCCTTTCTTTGCGATGCTTTGGCTACTCAGAAGCAACGAATGCTTCTCCCACCCATGACTGACAGACGCTCTTCTCAGACACGTGATATTCAAAAG GATACCAGTTCCATTGAGACTTTAATTCCAGCAGAATACCACATAGTAAAACATAAGGGTTTGAAAGGACTGCAGTGTTATGACGA CAAATTTACAGTTTTGTTAGAGGATGAAGAAAAGAAACTCAAAATCTTTCCATCAAT GAAGCCCAGTGGACGCCTAGAGGCAGTGCAGCTGATGAGAGTGATGGATGATATGCTGGAGAAAGCAGGTGTCCATCAGGAGTTTGAGGAGCTCACAAATCTCTCACAA ATGGAAGCTCTGCTGGAGCTGGTGCGTGTGGAGCAGAACATCTACAACATCGTTTTCCATGAGCTAATCCGGCAGGTGAGCGTGGAGTGTGCAGAGAGGGGCCAGCTGCTAGCCAAACTcag GCAGCGCTATGTTGCTCTGCTTGACCGTATCCCCCAGCAACTTAAAGGTTTACATACTGAGACACTGGCACAGAAAGCACTGGACCGACGACTGATGGAAGAAATCATCTGCTTTAAAAGCTCCATCACACAGCTTAATGA AGAACTGAACAAGCTGAGGGATCATGATGAGCATGTGTCTCACCAAGCCGTCAAGGCCCAAGATGAGCTGGCCAAAGCATTGGAGCAAGCACAGCGCAATTCTga TATTGTTGGGGAGTACCACAATCTCTATGAGATGCAGAGGAGACGGCTGGAGGGCCAGGTGGCCATACTGACTGAGGAGAGGAACTTATGGAGCAAAGTCGCCTACAGCCTCGCTCTGAAG GTTATAAAGTTAAACAACCTGCAGCTGGTCAGCAGGCTTCATGTTAGTGAGCAAACGTGGAGCAAAACAGCAGAGCACTTCactgcttttctgatggcaaAG gACTCTGAAGACCTTAACCATGTCATGCAGCTGACAGAGCAGTGGAAAGAGCATTTAACAAGCTTCATGGAGAAGCTGAAAGAGACTGAGAGAAACCAGTGTGAGATCATCAGGTCTATTCAAACTGGCATTGTCAAATGGCACAAATTCTGTGAGACTAACATCAG GAGCCCTGGTGTGAAATTTGAGAAAGTTTCAGAGGAGAAGTTGTTTGAGGACTTGAAGCAATGGTCCATG GAGTTGACCATGCAGTGTGAACGGTATGGAGGAGAGGACCTTTTCTCTGGTCAGGAGACTCTCAACACACTAACTAAGCTGCAGGAATCATGGGTGGAGTTGTGTTTGCAGTTGTTCAGGAGGCACCCTGCCCCAGATGGAGAGCCACCTCAGGGTCAGGTGGCCATGAGGGAGCTGAGTAGGACTGTCACTAAGCTCCACAAGCAGCTAGATACCCGTATCAATGGAGAGAGCG GAATTCATAAACAGTTGATGTCTCTGTGTGGATTAATGGAGGTCTGGGCCAACAAACTGAAGACCTATATTGGTAGAAGTGAAATTTTGCCTCACTCTGAATGGTTAAAGCTGGAGACAGTCCTGGAGAGCTGGGTAAAAATATCTGAAGAGGTTTTGCTGAATGTAGACAGCACCCAGTCAGAGAGTGACAAGATAAAGCAGAAGCCTCATACAAG gATTGAAATCGATGATGTCCTCAACACACTGAGGGATTTCCTCTCCTCTCAAAACAACTTCTTCGAATATGAAAACCTGACAATGTGTGAGAAG GTCAGTTCCATGCACTCTCTGCTGACCCGCTGGATGGTAGACTTGCTGCTGCAGATGGTGCCTGATCATGTTGCAGACCAGAAGCTACCTTATCCAACATCCAGAGAATTCTGTGCATTAAAGGATTTGTCTCTCCAGAAGCTGGAGGACGATGCTATAAATCTCTCTCAGAAACTGGATTATTTCTCTAAATATGTCACAAG CTCTTGTCAGGCAATTGTGGAGGAGGACATTCAAAAGAACATGACTCAGGATGAAAAAGACAATGAACTGTACCAACTCTCCAAGATTCAG agggAGTGTGCTGAGTGGGTGGAGGTGTGTCAGGTCCTGCTGTCTGATATGACTGGACGTCCTGTTGAGTTAAAAACGGTGAAGAAAGCTGTCACTGGTTTCCCATCAACACCGGCCACTGTGAACTCTCTA GTGGATGACCACACCAAATCAGAACTGACCAAAGACGATGAAAAAGACCAGGAAGAGGAGCAGACAGCTGTGAAAGCAGATGACAAACCTTGCctaactgaaataaataacCAGAAG gaggaggaggaggaggaggtggagaggACAGAGGAGATCACAGAGGAAGAAAAAGTTCTGAAGATAATAGGTCATGATGGCAACATCATGGAGCAGTCTTTGGGAAATGATACTGTGCAGCTGGTGGGA ACCAATGATCTTGTACTGCGTCCatgcactgaaaacacacagcaaGCTTTCACTGCTCTGTCTACTGTGGGGGTTCTTCAGCAGGAGCTATT AGCTGTGGAAACTCGAGCCATTAGTGCTGAGGAGAGGGCTGTAAAGGCAGAGGAAGCCCTCCAAACAGCACTGGAGAAGATCCAGGACTTAGAAAGACAAATTTCACAAATGCCCACTCCAGAGCACAAGG tgagcAAGAAGTCTGTTACACCAGCTGCTAAGACGACAGCCACTCCTGAACCTAAAGAGATGAGCCAGAAACCAGCTCCCAGCCCCAAACCCACTAAAGGCAGCAAGAAACGCTAA